The Moritella sp. Urea-trap-13 genome includes a region encoding these proteins:
- the miaB gene encoding tRNA (N6-isopentenyl adenosine(37)-C2)-methylthiotransferase MiaB: protein MSKKLHIKTWGCQMNEYDSSKMADLLNAENGFELTDNPEEADVLLLNTCSIREKAQEKVFHQLGRWKKLKKRNPKLVIGVGGCVASQEGAEIQKRAPIVNLVFGPQTLHRLPEMIVDAQAGKKGLVDVSFPEIEKFDRLPEPRAEGVSAFVSIMEGCSKYCTFCVVPYTRGEEVSRPLDDILYEIAQLAEQGVREVNLLGQNANAYRGEMHDNDMCSFADLLRYVAAIDGIDRIRYTTSHPIEFTSDIVEVYQDTPEVVSHLHLPVQSGSDRILTLMKRAHTAIEYKSLIRKLRKARPGLVMSSDFIIGFPGESKQDFADTMKLIEDIEYDISFSFIYSARPGTPAADLPDDVSLEEKKERLKILQTRISQMSQKIGRDMVNTTQRILVEGPSKKNIMELTGRTENNRVVNFEGSPDLIGTFVDVDIVDVFPNSIRGVFIRGEDEMGLRSDTKPSEILARTTNQPNELGVAKFNP, encoded by the coding sequence ATGAGTAAAAAACTGCACATTAAAACCTGGGGCTGCCAGATGAACGAATACGATTCATCAAAAATGGCAGATTTGTTAAATGCCGAAAATGGTTTTGAACTGACTGACAACCCAGAGGAAGCGGATGTTCTTCTATTAAACACCTGTTCTATCAGAGAAAAAGCGCAAGAAAAAGTATTCCACCAACTTGGCCGTTGGAAAAAGCTAAAAAAACGCAATCCAAAATTAGTGATTGGGGTTGGTGGCTGCGTCGCATCACAAGAAGGTGCTGAGATTCAAAAACGCGCACCGATTGTAAACCTAGTATTTGGTCCGCAGACACTGCACCGTTTACCAGAAATGATCGTCGACGCCCAAGCCGGTAAAAAAGGCCTGGTTGATGTTAGTTTCCCTGAAATCGAAAAGTTTGACCGTTTACCAGAGCCGCGTGCCGAAGGTGTATCTGCATTCGTTTCTATTATGGAAGGCTGTTCAAAATACTGTACGTTCTGCGTAGTACCTTATACTCGTGGCGAAGAAGTAAGTCGTCCACTTGACGATATCTTATACGAGATAGCCCAACTGGCAGAACAAGGTGTACGTGAAGTTAACCTACTAGGTCAAAATGCCAACGCATACCGTGGTGAAATGCACGACAATGATATGTGTTCATTTGCAGACCTGTTACGTTATGTTGCTGCGATTGATGGTATCGACCGTATTCGTTATACCACTAGCCATCCAATTGAGTTCACTAGCGATATCGTTGAAGTATATCAAGATACACCGGAAGTGGTGTCACACTTACACTTACCAGTACAGTCAGGTTCAGACCGAATCTTGACCTTGATGAAGCGTGCTCATACAGCCATTGAATATAAATCATTGATCCGTAAACTGCGTAAAGCACGTCCGGGCTTAGTTATGAGCTCAGATTTCATCATTGGTTTCCCTGGTGAAAGCAAGCAAGACTTCGCTGATACCATGAAACTGATTGAAGACATCGAATACGATATCAGCTTCAGCTTTATCTACAGCGCACGTCCTGGTACGCCTGCTGCAGATTTACCTGATGATGTATCGTTAGAAGAAAAGAAAGAACGTTTGAAAATTCTACAAACGCGTATTAGCCAAATGTCACAAAAAATTGGTCGTGACATGGTTAACACAACACAACGTATTCTAGTTGAAGGTCCATCGAAGAAAAACATCATGGAACTGACTGGCCGCACCGAGAATAACCGTGTCGTTAACTTCGAAGGTTCACCGGACCTCATCGGTACCTTTGTTGATGTCGACATTGTTGATGTATTCCCTAACTCTATCCGTGGTGTATTCATCCGCGGTGAAGATGAGATGGGTCTACGTAGTGACACTAAACCAAGCGAGATCTTGGCACGCACTACGAATCAACCAAATGAGCTAGGTGTTGCTAAGTTCAACCCATAA
- a CDS encoding methyl-accepting chemotaxis protein, translating to MLKNVSIAKKINLALSSLFILILAISALSQSKQETALVLSILEQQAHEQADTYFDSLNTMMLTGSIGQRETLRHKMLENDNIADIRIVRADKVNQLYGPGLASEQIKDDFDRRALAGEDITQVISTPEGETLLITKPLIASKNYRGTDCTACHNAKEGDVLGAVRLEYSLTHFYQQVQQNILRSSAILAVVLFAGLLLTLFIIRKVILKPISELTDSMELASDTQDVTTLIEVKNHDEIGRMVTAFNYMMSNFHYSLTHVLNTAEQLEDISTKLSTASTQTYNSANQQKQEAATINASIATMQTQVEDIKTKATMTTVASTQAALQTDKGNVLATATIDEISILTTQLDHVVDKMHLLGEQTNNVTKILGVINSISEQTNLLALNAAIEAARAGESGRGFAVVAEEVRALAIKTNNSTKEIQTIVSSLIETSNSSFSAMDTAKVTAAEGAIKVSQLADMLNEIAREMQEINQLNDSVTESSITQQELTTDIQHNIEMIAVHSDETTVVATHANSISQDLLSHSTELLAKVKEFKLS from the coding sequence ATGTTAAAAAATGTCTCTATAGCTAAAAAAATAAACCTCGCATTGAGCAGTCTGTTTATCCTGATCCTCGCGATTTCAGCGTTATCACAAAGTAAGCAAGAAACAGCCTTGGTTTTATCTATTTTAGAACAACAAGCCCATGAGCAAGCTGATACTTACTTCGATAGTTTAAATACCATGATGCTCACTGGCAGTATCGGTCAACGTGAAACCTTGCGTCACAAAATGCTAGAGAACGATAACATTGCCGATATCCGTATCGTCAGAGCAGATAAGGTTAATCAGCTGTATGGTCCAGGCTTAGCCAGCGAGCAAATCAAAGATGACTTTGACCGCCGCGCACTTGCAGGTGAAGATATCACCCAAGTTATTAGCACGCCAGAAGGTGAAACGCTATTAATCACCAAACCTCTTATCGCATCAAAAAATTACCGTGGTACTGATTGCACAGCTTGTCACAATGCCAAAGAAGGCGATGTACTCGGCGCAGTCAGACTCGAATACTCCCTGACCCACTTCTACCAACAAGTACAACAAAACATTTTACGCTCGAGTGCGATCTTAGCCGTGGTGTTATTTGCCGGTTTACTACTCACCCTATTCATCATTCGTAAAGTTATCCTCAAGCCTATTAGCGAACTGACCGACAGCATGGAACTCGCCAGTGATACCCAAGATGTCACGACTCTTATTGAAGTCAAAAACCATGACGAAATTGGCCGTATGGTCACCGCGTTTAATTACATGATGAGTAATTTCCATTACAGCCTGACTCATGTACTCAATACCGCTGAACAATTAGAAGATATCTCAACTAAGCTGAGTACCGCATCAACGCAAACCTATAACTCGGCGAATCAACAGAAACAAGAAGCCGCAACCATTAACGCTAGTATCGCGACCATGCAGACTCAGGTTGAAGATATTAAGACAAAAGCGACAATGACCACGGTAGCATCCACACAAGCGGCATTACAAACGGATAAAGGTAATGTTTTAGCCACTGCCACCATTGATGAAATAAGCATACTGACAACACAGCTTGATCACGTCGTCGATAAAATGCATCTACTGGGTGAACAAACCAATAACGTCACCAAAATCTTAGGGGTGATTAATTCCATTTCCGAACAGACCAATTTACTCGCGCTAAATGCCGCTATCGAAGCAGCTCGAGCAGGGGAAAGTGGTCGTGGTTTTGCAGTAGTAGCAGAAGAAGTACGAGCATTAGCGATTAAGACCAATAACTCAACCAAAGAAATACAAACCATTGTCAGTTCATTGATTGAAACATCAAACAGCTCGTTTTCTGCGATGGATACCGCCAAAGTAACAGCGGCAGAAGGCGCGATCAAAGTATCGCAATTAGCAGATATGTTAAATGAAATTGCCCGGGAAATGCAGGAGATCAATCAGCTCAACGATTCCGTTACCGAGTCATCGATAACGCAACAAGAACTGACCACTGATATTCAACACAACATTGAAATGATTGCCGTTCACTCGGATGAAACAACGGTAGTAGCAACGCACGCAAACAGTATCAGCCAAGACTTACTCAGCCACTCAACGGAGCTACTCGCGAAAGTAAAAGAGTTTAAATTAAGTTAA
- a CDS encoding FAD-dependent oxidoreductase codes for MQEFDVIIVGGGMVGASTANLLAPSGLKIAIIEAEVPAAFSFEQPMDLRVSAISLASQQLLVATGAWSNIREMRLCPYRRLETWDQGGCETKFHANDIGHDKLGYIIENRVIQLGLLEAMKRHENVQLMCPEKVATLAQYRDHAEIILTSGVKLRAKLVLAADGANSIIRHQSNIGISSWDYRQNCMLINIDTEQAQQDVTWQEFSPTGPMALLPLPGHKASLVWYHQTAQINYLSKLSNAELKKEVQQHFPDLIGEFEITNHGSFPLTRRHAQQYYKGRVVLLGDAAHTINPLAGQGVNIGFKDVNVLCELIRSAVIEGEAWDTEALLKQYQRTRRPDNLLMQTSMDLFYSVFSNNSAPIKLLRNLGLAVAQRAGPLKRQALRYAIGLS; via the coding sequence ATGCAGGAATTTGATGTAATTATTGTTGGTGGTGGGATGGTCGGTGCCAGTACCGCTAATTTACTCGCACCTTCGGGACTTAAGATTGCGATAATTGAAGCGGAAGTGCCAGCTGCGTTCTCATTTGAGCAACCAATGGATTTGCGTGTATCGGCAATCAGTTTGGCCTCTCAACAGTTGCTTGTTGCGACAGGTGCTTGGAGTAACATCAGAGAAATGCGTCTTTGTCCTTACCGTCGTTTGGAAACTTGGGATCAAGGTGGTTGTGAGACTAAGTTCCATGCTAACGATATTGGTCATGATAAGTTAGGCTACATAATTGAAAATCGGGTGATCCAGTTAGGTTTGCTCGAAGCGATGAAACGGCATGAAAATGTGCAGTTAATGTGCCCAGAGAAAGTCGCCACGCTAGCGCAGTACCGCGATCACGCAGAGATCATACTGACATCAGGGGTTAAGTTACGTGCTAAGTTAGTGCTGGCCGCTGATGGTGCCAATTCAATTATTCGTCATCAGAGTAATATTGGTATTAGCAGCTGGGATTATCGTCAAAATTGTATGTTAATTAATATTGATACCGAGCAAGCACAACAAGACGTGACCTGGCAGGAGTTTTCGCCGACAGGACCAATGGCGCTATTACCGTTACCGGGTCATAAGGCATCGTTGGTTTGGTATCATCAAACGGCGCAAATCAATTATCTAAGTAAGTTATCTAACGCCGAACTGAAGAAGGAAGTTCAACAACACTTTCCTGATTTAATTGGTGAATTTGAAATTACTAATCACGGTTCATTCCCGTTAACCCGTCGTCATGCTCAGCAGTATTATAAAGGCCGAGTGGTGTTACTGGGGGATGCTGCGCATACAATTAACCCATTAGCAGGGCAGGGCGTTAATATCGGTTTTAAAGATGTGAATGTGTTATGCGAACTCATTAGAAGTGCCGTTATTGAAGGGGAAGCGTGGGATACTGAAGCGCTATTAAAACAATACCAGCGCACGAGAAGGCCAGATAACCTATTAATGCAAACCAGCATGGATCTGTTTTATTCGGTATTCAGTAATAACTCCGCGCCAATTAAGCTACTGCGTAATCTTGGACTTGCAGTCGCACAACGCGCCGGACCGTTAAAGCGTCAGGCGCTGCGCTATGCGATTGGTTTAAGTTAG